In Leptolyngbya sp. O-77, the genomic window CGGTCGGGAAACTGGAACGCAGCCAGGACACTTTTTTGACCAGTGCCTCGTTCTGATCGCGGGCAGTCTTCCAAAAGCAAACCAGGTCGCGGTTCAGGTCGTTGATCCAAAACAGGCGCGGCGTTTGATCTGACCAAAACGGTAGCTGCTGTTTTGCGGCGAGAAACACCGACCCGCCACCCACAAATGGTTCGCGAAATTCGGCAATGCACTCTGGCAGCAGGGGCAAAATCTGGGCGATCGCCCTCGACTTGCCGCCCGGATAGCGCAACGGACTCTTGATCATGCTTCTCCGCACACCGAACCTTTACAGAAATTTCCTTAGCACAGGTTAGCGCACCAGGGTTTGCCGTAAGCTGGATTGAGGCTTAAATTATTGAGACGATTCTCCAGACGCAAGCGACTAGACGCAAAAGACTATGGCGACCATCAACGATAATTACTTGAAGCTCAAAGCGGGCTATCTGTTTCCCGAAATCGGGCGGCGGGTGAATGCCTTTGCGGCGGCGAATCCTGACGCACCGATCATCCGGCTGGGCATTGGCGACGTGACCGAACCCTTGCCCGAAGCCTGCCGCGCCGCCATGATCAAAGCCGTGGAAGACATGGGCGACCGCGCCACGTTCAAAGGCTATGGGCCAGAGCAGGGCTATGGCTGGTTGCGAGAGGCGATCGCCACCCACGACTTCCAAGCACGCGGCTGCGACATCAGCGCCGACGAAATCTTTGTTTCCGACGGCTCCAAGTGCGACTGCGGCAACATTTTGGACATCTTTGGCAGCAACAACACAATTGCCGTCACTGACCCCGTGTATCCGGTCTATGTCGATACCAACGTGATGGCAGGGCACACGGGCGATGCCAACGAGCGCGGCGAATATGGCGGTCTCGTCTACCTACCCATCAGCGCGGAAAATAATTTCACTGCCAAAATCCCCAGCCAAAAAGTAGACCTGATCTACCTTTGCTTCCCCAACAATCCGACGGGAGCAACCGCAACGAAAGAACACTTGGCGGATTGGGTGAACTACGCCCGCGCCCACGGCTCCATCATCTTCTTTGACGCTGCCTACGAAGCCTTTATCACCGATCCGTCGCTGCCCCACTCCATTTACGAAATCGAAGGAGCGCGGGAGTGTGCCATCGAGTTTCGCTCCTTTTCCAAAAATGCGGGCTTCACGGGCACTCGCTGTGCCTTCACTGTCGTTCCCAAATCCCTCAAGGGCAAGGCGGCTGATGGTTCTGACGTGGAGTTATGGAGCCTGTGGAACCGTCGCCAGTCCACTAAGTTCAACGGCGTGTCCTACATCGTGCAGCGCGGCGCAGAGGCGGTCTACTCACCCGAAGGTAAGGCTCAAACCCGCGCTCTAATCGACTTTTATATGGAAAACGCCCGCATTATTCGGGAACAGTTAACAAATGCTGGAATTCAGGTCTACGGCGGCGTGAACGCGCCCTACGTCTGGGTGAAAACGCCGCACGGTTTGTCAAGCTGGGATTTCTTTGACAAGCTGCTGCACACCTGCAACGTCGTCGGCACGCCGGGTTCGGGCTTTGGTGCGGCAGGCGAGGGCTACTTCCGCATTTCCGCCTTCAATAGCCGCGAAAACGTGAACGAGGCGATGCGCCGCATTGTGGAGAAGTTTCAGGGATAAATCCTGCTGAGACATCCGCAAACTGAACAGAATCCCGGTGGCTAAGCTCGCCGGGTTCTGTCGTGGGGTTTAATGTTTATTTACGCTCATTATCTGATGCTCAACCGATCAGTCGCTCTACCAGCAGTTGCGTAATTGGAAATCCGGTTTGCCGTTCGAAGTGGAGAAACATGGGGCTAGGGTTTGCTTCTAAGAAGACATATTGCCCATCGGGTGTCAACCGCCAGTCAATTGCTGTCCATTCCAGATATAAGCAGTGGGCGATCGCCACACACTGCTGCTGCACGGCTTCTGGCAAGATAGCAGGGATTAGCGTGGCGGCGGCATCTTCTCGGAAGTCTACTGCGTCGCTGCGGATTTCTGCCGTGTAGACCTCAGCACCAATCACGTAGCTGCGGACATTTGTACCTGGAACATATTCTTGAAGCGTGACGGGGGCGATCTTACTGGCTAGTTCCAGCCGATCTAAGTTCAGGTGGTCGGGCGTGATTCGTTGGGTGTATGCGCCGCCGTACACTGGCTTAAAAATCAGGTCTGGATAAGACTCGTAGAATTGCAAAATCGCCTGCGGATCATTGCTAATCAGTGTCGGCGGAATCGGCACGCCCAGTTGGGCAATTCGATGCAGTTGTAAAGGCTTTTCTTGATGAAACTGGTACGCTTGCCATGAATTGATCCAGTAGGCCGGGCAAGCCTGCATCAGCGATCGCAGCGCACTCAGCGCATCTTTGTGGGCAATGCTGGCCTGCTGGGCATCTTGCAGTGGCGGCACCTGCACGCCATAGAAACTGCGCCAAAAAATGCTGTGAATTTGGTGTAAATCGAGGCGATCGCCCTCAGGCAACATAATCGTCCCAGTATGGGCAGACGGACTCCAGGAAAGCTGGATGCGCGTCGGAAAGTGCTGAGTATTGCAGTAGTAAACCGATGCCCCCGCCTGGGCAACGGCCTGACCCACATGGGCCGCATGAGGGTCAGTGCGATCGCCCAAAATCAGAACATTCATGCACACCTCAACGGGCCGTCCAGGCTTACCTACCACTCAGTCCAGCCGCCTTCTTCACCCAGCGCCAAGGTCGTCGCCCAGCCCCCTTCCTCGCCTAGCGCTAGAGTGGTAACTTCGGGCGGCTGCCACCCCCCTTCCTCGCCAATCGCCTTAGTCGTAACGGGAGGATGTGGGATCACCGGATCGATAGGAACTGGTTTGGGAGGACGAACCGAGGGCACACCGCCCTGTTCTCCCCCTCGCCGCGTGATATATCGGAGGCCACCGCTGAGATCCGATGCCATTGCAGAAGCTAAGTCATCTTCAAACTCAAGATCGAGCGTCTTCAGGGTTGAGAGGCTCAAATTAAACGGATGTTCCATCTCTAGCTACTCCCTTTAAAGATCAGTTGAAATAGTCAGACACGAGCGATCAGAGATGACAATCAGTCCGACAAAATATCCCATCCCTAAACTTATAAAACAATCATTTTTTAGGCTTGCCAATCTGGCAGATTTTTGCAAAACTCTATTTTCTATTGGGCGATCGCCAACCCATTTTGAAAAAGCTTCTGTATTAGCCCTGAGATGATTGAAAGATTCAGGCTTAGGAGTGATTTTGGTAGTACGAGAAGTGAATAAATTCACTCTCTAGCCACTCTTGAAACATGCGATCTAGAATCGCACCACGAGTTTCATCATTGAGTTCAGCCGACAAGAAACCGCCTACCATTAACAGGTCATAGCTTTGCCCCACAGGAAAGGGGCCCAACAACTCATTGGGCGCTGCCCCAAATACAGCAGAGCCGATATCGGGTGGAAAATCCCAGCGACCCAGTCGCCCATCATAGCCACATCGCAACCGTCTTTCTTCGTCTACATCATACAAGTGCGCCGCTTCATAAAAACTCAGTTCGCCCTCTTCAATTTGATACAACAGTTCTTGGGCAAGGGGGCGATAGGGCACCTGAATTCTGTAGATAAAAACTTGCTCATAATCCAACCGATTCGGGGCAAATACCCGATCTACGTCCTTTGAAAAAAGGGAGTTTTGCAGTTTTTTTAGCAAGAGGCGATCGCGAATTCCTTGTTCCCAATGCTGGGGAGAAATAAGCTGTTCCGACAGCCATTCTAAAGTCTGAGCCGCACTTTCCAACCGCATCTCATAACGCATTTGATCTGCGGCAGACTGGATCTCCTCCGGAGCAATTTCAATTTGATATTCTATGGCTGCTTGCTCGATGATAGAGCGATAAATAATCTGTTGGCAGACATCCCGAATCTGTAGATTACGTCTGAGACAATCTACAATATCTTCAGCACTCAAGGATGTACCCGCAAAATCTATCATATCCAAACTTGACAGCATAACTAAGCCATATCGTGAAACAACTTTCGTCTAAGCTACTCCTGCTCAGCACA contains:
- a CDS encoding MvdC/MvdD family ATP grasp protein, which encodes MNVLILGDRTDPHAAHVGQAVAQAGASVYYCNTQHFPTRIQLSWSPSAHTGTIMLPEGDRLDLHQIHSIFWRSFYGVQVPPLQDAQQASIAHKDALSALRSLMQACPAYWINSWQAYQFHQEKPLQLHRIAQLGVPIPPTLISNDPQAILQFYESYPDLIFKPVYGGAYTQRITPDHLNLDRLELASKIAPVTLQEYVPGTNVRSYVIGAEVYTAEIRSDAVDFREDAAATLIPAILPEAVQQQCVAIAHCLYLEWTAIDWRLTPDGQYVFLEANPSPMFLHFERQTGFPITQLLVERLIG
- a CDS encoding peptidylprolyl isomerase, which gives rise to MIDFAGTSLSAEDIVDCLRRNLQIRDVCQQIIYRSIIEQAAIEYQIEIAPEEIQSAADQMRYEMRLESAAQTLEWLSEQLISPQHWEQGIRDRLLLKKLQNSLFSKDVDRVFAPNRLDYEQVFIYRIQVPYRPLAQELLYQIEEGELSFYEAAHLYDVDEERRLRCGYDGRLGRWDFPPDIGSAVFGAAPNELLGPFPVGQSYDLLMVGGFLSAELNDETRGAILDRMFQEWLESEFIHFSYYQNHS
- a CDS encoding LL-diaminopimelate aminotransferase, with the protein product MATINDNYLKLKAGYLFPEIGRRVNAFAAANPDAPIIRLGIGDVTEPLPEACRAAMIKAVEDMGDRATFKGYGPEQGYGWLREAIATHDFQARGCDISADEIFVSDGSKCDCGNILDIFGSNNTIAVTDPVYPVYVDTNVMAGHTGDANERGEYGGLVYLPISAENNFTAKIPSQKVDLIYLCFPNNPTGATATKEHLADWVNYARAHGSIIFFDAAYEAFITDPSLPHSIYEIEGARECAIEFRSFSKNAGFTGTRCAFTVVPKSLKGKAADGSDVELWSLWNRRQSTKFNGVSYIVQRGAEAVYSPEGKAQTRALIDFYMENARIIREQLTNAGIQVYGGVNAPYVWVKTPHGLSSWDFFDKLLHTCNVVGTPGSGFGAAGEGYFRISAFNSRENVNEAMRRIVEKFQG